In Etheostoma cragini isolate CJK2018 chromosome 15, CSU_Ecrag_1.0, whole genome shotgun sequence, the DNA window ccatagactgtacattATTAATGGACAGCTcgtgtgtgacgtcacccattggtttgtggagatttGATAGAAGTGGTCAAGTTTGCAGTTATGagcgcagccatcctggttgcggatgtgatgattttagacgagaaggaggagtgagggagggaggagccACAGACTGTTGGGCGCTATTTGACTGTGAAGTTAGCTAAGCGTTGGCAATGCTGCTTCACTCTTCTTCCTATTCACATTACGTTACATACTTTCAATACCAATCTggatgcaactgctgctgaaagctaGCCTACATCATTTATAGTTATAAATAGTTATATtacatacactcacctaaaggattattggGAACACcagttcaatttctcattaatgcaaatatctaatcaaccaatcacatggcagttgcttcaatgcatttaggggtgtggtcctggtcaagaccatctcctgaactccaaactgaatgtcagaataggaaagaaaggtgatttaagcaattttgaatttggcatggttgttggtgccagatgGGCCATTCTTACTATTTTACAAtttgctcagttactgggatttccacgcacaaccatttctagggtgtgcaaagaatggtgtgaaaagggaaaaatatccagtatgcggcagtcctgtgggcaaaaatgccttcttgatgctagaggtcagaggagaatgggccgactgattcaagctgatagaagagcaacgtTGAcgaccgaggtatgcagcaaagcatttgtgaagccacaacacgcacaactttgaggcggatgggctacaacagcagaggaccccaccgggtaccactcatctccactacaaataagaaaaagaggctacaatttgcaagagcacaccaaaattggacagttgaagactggaaaatgttgcctggtctgatgagtctcgatttctgttgagacattcagatggtagagtcagaatttggcgtaaacagaatgagaacatggatccatcatgccttgttaccactgtgcaggctggtggtggtggtgtaatggtgtgtgggatgttttcttggcacactttgggccccttagtgccaattgggcatggtttaaatgccacagcctacctaagcattgtttctgaccatgtccatccctttatggacaccatgtacccatcctctgatggctacttccagcaggataatgcaccatgtcacaaagctcaaatcatttcaaattggtctcttgaacatgaaaatgagttcactgtactaaaatggcccccgtTAATTTTCTGCAAAATTGAAATTAGTTTTCTTAATTTAAACGTAGCTAGTGTtagcaaaatgcaaaacagggATTTTCAATGCTTATCATTATCTAACACTAACGATTAGCACATATAGCCTTGACATGCTGCCAAGAGGTAATGTTAGCAGAAATAAGCTAATATAACTAAGTTACAGTTacaatcatttaatttctttcagaAATAGGAGTGCTGAGACCCACGATGGTATGTGCACCCACCCAATGTCCGAGTAGTAAGCAATAGTAGTTACtgttcttttcctctctttacATTCAACTTTTATCcgacctctctctctgtgtgtgtgtgtctgtgtgtgtgtgtttagtgcatGCTACATGTTgcttctgctctctgcttcCAGCTGCCGCCACCTATCACCCCTCAGAATTTAGGTTTTTGTCTGGAGGTACTGTACATGTTGTAAATATCAATTATATATAATCAATAATTCCTATGACTGAGATAACAGGAGAATTTGCTCAGTGGTTGAGCGGTTGCCTCCagttggaaggttggtggttcaaacCCTGGCCCTTCAGTCCTGTGTCGAAGTTTCCTTGGACAAGACACTGAGACCCTGATGCTGCACccttggagtgtaaatgtgtgagtgtttatctgatgagcacaTTGTATGGCAGCCTCAGGCACAGTGTAGGAATGGTTGTTGTAGTATGTAaaagttaagactagaaaagcgctatataaatccagtccatttacattttgattttcGTTTAAACAGGCAGCTTCAGCTGCTTCTTGgtgctcttattttttttaaattttgggaACAGGTTGATCCTCTTTATAAGTACACCTTGGAATTATGGTTCCACCTAAGGAACTGGCCTGTAtgaggatatatatatatagatacaaaCAGTATCTCTGGATGTATTGCTTTATTTAGACTTGGACACATTTGCTAAGCAacagatttatatttaaaaaaaccacaatgaattaaacattttggGCTTGTAATTTGTTGAGGTTACACCCATACTGTAGTCTTGGATTATTACTGGCCTCAAACAGGCGGAGTACACACCATCACACCCGTTAGTGTGTCAAGGTTACAATTTAGTAACAACTGCAACCAGTTCCCTCTCAGTGGTAAGTTAGGTTTActgtattatgaaaaaaacaaaactaaaacattagCACTTAACAGTGGTTCATTAGTGCAAAGTTAAAGGACCGCACCAGAGGGTCCGCATGTTTTAGCTCACTCACCACAATCACATACAATTCTACATCTCAAAAcagattgtgtttttaatcaactGTACAGGCAGCAGTTGTTTACATCACTACAATACTAAAATACTGGCAGAGACAAAAAGAATTGAGTTACTTTACATCATGATTGCTCTGACTCCTTTAGTTATGTTACTCCTTTGTTGAAATGTAGTGCAGACGCTTCCCTTTTATCATGTTTTGTGATGGATTGTAATCACCTGGTTAATAGATCAAAGAAGAATCAACAGTTGCAGTCCTGTAACAAACTAATAATTTAGTTAATCTTGGAACCACAGTAGCTAGTTCAGCTAAAAGATTGTGaattaaaattagaaatgtttGTGAATATGTTCTTAATGTCATGGCACCTGTCCcataatttttttgtttcaatagAAATTCGATTCATGATCGGCACTAATGAAAAGGCCAATGAATACTGAAAATATTATAGATTTATGGGAAGCATTTTCAACTTCTTAAAGTATTCTGGGCAGTTAGTAGCAGAGATGACTCACCGACCAACCTCTCCATCATCAGTCCCTACTGCCAgcagagcaacaaaacaaaacaaaacaaaaaaaacattacagaatGCTTTAAATGTGATTCGCAGTAAATGGGCTAAACATTCAAAAACACCAGAATGATCCTTTAACTCTGGTAACCTCCCAGCTGCTACATGCAGTCAGTGCTGACAGACTGTAAATCCCTCTGCCTCAGTTCCATTCACGACAGCAGTTAGGCAGAACTGCCTGCAACAGTTTCAAACATTCACATCTGCAGCTTAAACACAGAACACTTTCCTACTAAGGCACGTTTTCCCAATCTTGTTTGAATGCTTCTTGTGTAAGCGAAGAGCGCTATGTGGCTGTGAAGTCTGTTTGGGGCTCAACAgcatttctttcctctcttcctgcGGTCTCGGTCTCTGTGGGCGTTGATGTTGACGGTGTCCTTCTCCCGCTCCCGTTCCCTCTCGGCTCTGTTCTGGCTCTGCTTCTTGGCCCAGAGCACCATGTGAGTGAAGGCCATGAACATCTGAGCAAAGCAACAAACCATACAATTCATCAGCAACTAAACTAATTGTTCAGGTAATTCATTAAGGTTAAATTCCAAAACATGTcatctcaaatgtgaatattagcggttttattttttgttttgttttggaaaagtctttttttatagaaGAAAAGTTAACAGTATGGGGTTTGGACAGCTGGCTGAACAAAACAAGCCATCCAAACCCAAATGTGAGGGGCATTTTCCCTTATAcaaaaataatctgcagattattcTGTGATATAATAATTAATTGCAGCCCTAAAATTGAACAAAAGGAAACATAAATCAACATGTGCTAATATGCTTTAGTAACATTACAAGGACAACAGAATGTTGCCTAGTAACGGCTGAATGCTGAAGAGATTGACGCCGGTCCGTCTGGcttgtttattttcagtaattttacttttatttcaagAAAACGTCAATAATTTTAGTTGATGTTTGTACTTAGTATAACTTCAATAGTTATAGTTATATAGCAACGCATTTTAAAATCTCTccactgtattttgtttttatacggGGTTGGAGTCTGTCATGATGCCCGATGACTGGAGGATGCAAGTTAAGTTTACTGCAGTAGCCTAAGCCCACAGCCCAGGCCTGTAGGACTACTTACCCACAATAACTTCATGCATAGGCTACATCTGCTGGAGGATGAGGAAATACTTAATAAGTGAACTTTACCGGCTATGGGGGAGCTTTGCACCTTCTGCGGAGATTCTGTGTCAACGCGACATTCTCCGACGCCCATAGTATGCCCAAAGAATCTACATGGCTCGCAAGGATGGCAAAATATTCCCCGATCTCTGGACTGACCATACTGTGCTTGACTGTCTGCCCAGATCGGATATGCATGGTCAGTCAAACCGACTGAAAGCTGGATTGGTCAACATAAGATCTTCTCTCGTCAGCAACTTTGCTGTGGACCGAGCTTTCTGTGTCTCGCGGAGGTGTGACAGCTGAGCGAGAATTTTTTTCCCACCTGAAACAAGCAGTCCCGCATGTAtggatttgtttacatctgtgaACCCCACTCACCCAGGAGGAGAGGGGTCTCGCACTGCTCTATCGTGAGAACTGGATGTTTTACACCCCATCCTGCTCACTGAGATCCTCTCAGCAGGCCTAATGGATGTCATAGTGTGAACCTCAGCACCTTTATGAGATGACTATAACTTTaatgtcccttttttgtttgtgaagtgaCCTTGGGTGTCATGAAAggtgctttaaataaaatggattattatGTATAATTGTACAAAAccactagaattgttgggtccttgtaaattctggagtgtggtctagacctactctatctgtaaagtgtcttgagataacgcttgttatgaattgatactataaataaaattgaactgaattattattattattattattattaacagaaTGCCAAAAGCGCATAAGAAATCTCAAATACAATCTAAAGGGAATTTTATATGCATGCTATTACACTTACCTCTTCTACGTTTATGTTCTCTTTGGCACTGGTTTCGAATACCCGAACCCCCATTGACTCCCCGAAACGCACAGCATCCTGGGTATCCACCTGTTTCCTGGCAGGGTCGTCATTTTTGTTTCCCACTGAGAGAGTAAGCaggaaaagttatttttatttctactctTTCAGGTTAGGCGCAGGCTGGTACAATCGgaccatttattgtttttaatcaaagtgCATGAAAAACACTACACCAACTCTACTGTCCTGTGTAGACCTCCACTCCGAAAAGTGTTAAAACTCcttaaatgtcaaacttttaCACTTGGGTGTGATAGTGTTTCTTTGATTAAAATAACCAGAGGAACTTCcttctagggctgcacgattatggccaaaatgatacaaaaaatgtatcaatattgagatcacgattaattgtcacgattatttgttgattttaaccatacattttattgtcacataaaaGTAGTTATAAATAGCTATTTATAACTACTTTcccatccatattgtgctagaGATCTTCTACTAGTCAAGGACTAAAAATCTCATCTCTGTATTTTTTGGTTGAATGGCGAAACACAGTACACCTCTATATTTCTTTTAGAAAGTGGGCTAAATATTCAGTTTAAGATCAAAGGCACTTTTCACAagctcttttattaaaacagattgggattaaaattaaaagcaaaaaaagggtTTCCTTCCCAGATTGAAAATATACAGCCCGCAATACATGTTTATATgaaaattgaatgaaatgaaatgaaaacatagcctaggatatattttaaaaaaatgatctctgagaaagctccttcacttgttttcaacaacagtaacagactgattaaaagagaCAAGGGGGGGTGGGGCGACGTATGGGTGcatatgctactcacagagtaacgctgactcattatgaatgggtcaaGCGCGGGTCAAATGGcaggtcagcagagttacacacatcgtgtgtatgtaatgtctgaatcgtcactgcgctgcatttctATGAACAATGATATcttggccatgggtcacatctctggcccaggtccagcagctccgtctcacacgccattactctaccaactgaagttaattgcattcaataacttctgtgtttttcgcagtggcggccgcgatagcagagttaccagcggacgCACCGGAACAAATACAAAAGTGAGGACCAGCGCTGTCCCGCTGTGTTGTTGCTGGGAGCCGTTTGTGAGTGAATGGCGGCGGGACTTAGtctatcctctgtgactgtctacatctagaaactaagccgCGTGGtggagggaacaactctgattggcacatgatcagacagtggtttacggagcagtGGATTggctttggggaaaaaaaaaccgCAAAAAACGGACCGTTCTATGAAcgaaatgacacatttaaaatatcacgcaaatttgatcatggaaagccaaaattgtgattacaatttgattaattgtgcagccctacttcatttgtttttagaatCTCACAGTTTAGACATTTAAAGAACACAGCCCTTTTTATTAGCAGGAATTGCAGACCTTTTTTTACTCAggaacttttttattttaaccacagtgggtcataaaaagtcactgCTCCCTAGGCAGCACTTGAGCAAGCATTGAGACAGTCCAACCCTTAATGTGTCGGTCTTAACGTTTAACAACACTCCAGCATGCAGacaacaggaaaacacaaaactcaCATTAATACGGTTGACTCACCTAGAATCTTGCAGACGTTGTCACAGTTCTGGGAGATTTCATTTAACCACCTCTTAACATTTACAAACGACTCGGGATTTGTCACGTCGTAAACAATAATGACCCCGTGGGTGTTTCTGTAGTACCtggacaaagaaaagaaatatagaGTGATACATTGCCAGGCTTAAATGAAAGAGGAAAATTCCTGAAGATAAAACCAGTTTTGGGCTGTGGAATAATTACGTTGATGTGATGGTTCTGAATCTCTCCTGCCCCGCTGTGTCCCAGATTTGCAGCTTAACCCGCTCTCCATCAATGTCCACTGTTCGGATCTTAAAGTCGACACCGATGGTGGTGATGTAGCTGCCTGCAGGAGACATCAAAAGTCAGAATAACAGACAACAGACTCCCCTTTACTGCATCTCTGTGCAACATTAATATTCAAAACGTTTACTTCCgtaacaactacaacaacttcAACAGAACATACGTTTTCCTCCAAATTTTAGAACATTGCCACAGCAAAGAATGTGCATCAATCATCAATTGTATATGTTGATATTATGCCATCAAATTATCAGGAGTGTCAAATGATCTAGGTTAGGTGCGATTATATTCATGACACTAACGGCTCCAGGAAGTTAACAATTTgtgaacaccccccccccccccccccccccttttaaaaaaattatttttaattgttattgcTTGCATccatcagcattttttttttttttttaataaaaaaagaaaatgggactTTGTGATCCTTGCTGAGGCCCTTGTTGTCCATTAGGGCTCCTTCACAGTCATGCCCCATCCACACAGATGTTGTCAGGACTGTTAAAGTATTTGCACAGTACACTGGCTGATTGACATCTGCCTTACACTCCTCTTAGTTTAGTCACACCTTCCAAACTCCCAGTGTAGCTCCACTCACCTTCAACTAGAGCCCAGTCTAATGAGGAAAAATAACTGCGTGGAATGCAAAGCCTTTACATGGAGAttgcaataaatgttttttctgcaaAATGGGAATAGCTTTGTATgtcagacatttaaattaaatcaatggTTGAGGAAGTCCTACTTAAAAGGTTCAATAtgtacacccttccaccaaaaTGTCTGCATGTTGTCCAAAACTTTGCCTTCCTCTGAAGCTTCTGACATGTCAGGACAGCTCTGCCTACCCTGAAAAGATGACTTGACTTGATTAAAATGCTTTCACTTAAAAAGAACAGCCTAAGTGAGAACCTAGAGTGTGTTACTCTGGggatttttgttgattttctacTAGTATGGAGGTGTTTGTAATTTGACTGGCAGCAAACTGTGGTAACTCACCAGAAAAGGAGTTGTCTGCAAAACGGAGGAGAAGACTGCTTTTTCCAACACCTGAGAGACAAAAAGATCAGAGGGGAAAGATTAGCAAGAAACTTACTCTAAAGGAATGAAATGTCACCAAACAGGAACAGACAAGTCAGTCATATCTAGGTTTCCACAATACATGAAACAAAGTAAGAAATACGGGCAAAGGTTGAACTCATAAGGGAGACAAATAAGCTTGgtgtgtgtgattaaaaaatgaGACAACAATCCTTAAAAAAGCCTGCCTAAATAATCTGCTGAAAGCTTCCCTGAGAGAACCAGTGGGAAATTGTTCAAAAGAGACTTGACAAATCAGAACAAAGCAGCAGCAGGCTGGGAAAACAGTACAGTATAACCCACAACTGTCACAATATTATAACCTTCAACAGCAAAAGGTTAAAAGAACCTATAATGAATGCAAGCTATTAATTATAATCCAATGCAATATATGTGTAACTAAAGCAGGAAAATAAGTCTAAAACGTCTTGCAATTGTTGAACGTATGCAAGTAAAGAGGAAAACACATCTTCAATGCAACAAAAAGTAATAACACATTGGTGTCAGAGAAACAAAAtcatattaaaacaatattgatcatttgttacAAATCCTATAGAGTCCCATAAGCAACATACACCACTAACAGGCTGCCTGATGAGTCAAAGTAATTTTGAAATACATCAATAAATAAGAGTTACAAGTAGTTAGTTAAAAACAAGCTTATCCATCCATCATTAGAAACTAAAACCTGTAACCTTCCGCCTACCTGTCCACAAACGACACTAAGCGCttttaacagacaaaacaaatgataaaaaccCTCCCTCATTGAAACCAGGAATTATAGggaaacatttaacaaaatattctttaaagaaacttCAAATTGTTTCACTAAGGGGATGTAAAATCCTGATGACGCTGACATGTTCCCAATCATATTTATGTCACAGAATCAGCTAATGCTGCAACACCCAATTCATGTAAGAACAAACAGCCGGCGTTCCAAAATAAGCTGATGTTTTGTGACTTCATATACTCGACTAACAAGAACAATCAGAGCAAGAATTTGTCAAGTATTAGAATACATATAAAAGTTAGAATtgatcactttaaaaaatgtaaaataaaatcgCCAACCTCAGATGTGGACAACAGTAATGAGTGCCTACGTCT includes these proteins:
- the si:dkey-16l2.16 gene encoding ras-related protein Rab-35; translated protein: MAGKDYNHLFKLLIIGDSSVGKSSLLLRFADNSFSGSYITTIGVDFKIRTVDIDGERVKLQIWDTAGQERFRTITSTYYRNTHGVIIVYDVTNPESFVNVKRWLNEISQNCDNVCKILVGNKNDDPARKQVDTQDAVRFGESMGVRVFETSAKENINVEEMFMAFTHMVLWAKKQSQNRAEREREREKDTVNINAHRDRDRRKRGKKCC